The segment CTCTCATTACCTCAAGACCTAAATGCTTTGAAACTTTTTTTCTCTTGTTTCCACCTTTTATATCCTTGTACATAATTCGTAATGCCATAACTATTATTATATATATTACGATAATAATAAGGACTTTAAAAATTATTCTTATTAACGGCATATAATCACCTACTTACTAAAATATATTACAAGACTAGCATTAAAAATAGTGCTAGTCTATTATACATCATTATTTTTTATTATAACATCTTTTTTAGATAATATCCTGTATAAGAATTATTATTTTTAGCTATTTTTTCAGGTGTTCCTAATGCTATAATATTTCCACCTTTATCTCCGCCTTCAGGTCCTAAATCTATTATATAATCTGAACTCTTAATAACATCTAAATTGTGTTCTATGACAACTACAGTATTCCCATTATCCACTAATCTTTGCAATATACTTATAAGTCTATTTACATCATCAGTATGAAGTCCTGTAGTTGGTTCATCTAGTATATATAAAGTTTTTCCTGTACTTCTCTTAGATAGTTCATATGCAAGTTTTATTCTTTGTGCTTCTCCACCTGATAACTGTGTAGATGGTTGACCCAGTCTTATGTATCCAAGTCCAACATCCATAAGTGTTTGGAGCTTATTTTTTGCTCTTGGTATATTTTCAAAAAATTCAAGTGCATCTTCCACAGTCATATTAAGTACTTCATCTATATTTTTACCTTTGTATTTTATTTCAAGTGTTTCTCTATTGTATCTCTTTCCTTTACATACTTCACATGGAACATAAACATCAGACAAAAATTGCATCTCTATTTTTATTATTCCATCACCATGACAAGATTCACATCTTCCACCTTTTACATTAAAACTAAATCTACCAGGTTTATATCCTCTCATCCTTGCTTCTGGAGTATTTGAAAAAAGTTCTCTTATTATATCAAAAACTCCTGTATATGTAGCTGGGTTTGATCTTGGAGTTCTTCCTATAGGACTTTGATCTATATTTATAATTTTATCTATATTTTCTTGTCCCATTATATCTTTATGATATCCTGGGCTTATTTTAGACTTATTTATTTTCTTATTAAGTCCTTTATAGAGAATTTCATTAACTAGTGTACTTTTTCCTGATCCTGATACACCAGTAACAGATGTTAATACTCCTAATGGAAATTCTACATCTATGTTTTTTAAATTGTTCTCTTTAGCTCCAATAACTTTTATAGATTTTCCATTAGATTCTCTTCTAGTTTTCGGTACAAAAATTTGCTTTTCTCCTGTTAAATATTGTCCTGTAATAGATCCTTTGCATTTTTTTACTTCTTCTAATGTTCCTGCTACAACTACTTCTCCTCCATGTTCACCTGCGCCAGGTCCTATATCTACTATAAAATCAGCTTCCCTTATAGTATCTTCATCATGCTCAACAACAACTAAAGTATTGCCCAAATCTTTTAGATGTTTTAAAGTTCCTATAAGTCTATCATTATCCCTTTGATGAAGTCCAATACTTGGTTCATCTAATATATATAAAACTCCTACAAGTCCTGATCCTATTTGACTTGCAAGTCTTATTCTTTGAGATTCACCACCTGATAATGTACCTGATTTTCTATTTAAGTTTAAGTAATCAAGTCCTACATCAATTAAAAATTTCAATCTACTTTTTATTTCTTTTAATATTT is part of the Clostridium botulinum genome and harbors:
- the uvrA gene encoding excinuclease ABC subunit UvrA; the encoded protein is MKNKIFIKNAKVHNLKGVDLEIPRDKLVVFTGLSGSGKSSLAFDTLYAEGQRRYVESLSAYARQFLGQMDKPDVEYIEGLSPAISIDQKTTSRNPRSTVGTVTEIYDYLRLLYARVGVPHCPKCGREITQQSVDTMVNKVLELEERSKIQILSPIVNGRKGQHVKVLENIKKNGFVRARIDGEIYDLQEEQINLDKNKKHTIEVVVDRLIIKDGVESRLTDSLETALKLSEGLVIINVIGKEDILFSEKFSCPECGISIDELAPRLFSFNSPFGRCDRCDGIGSLMEIDEELVIPDKSKSILEGGIISLGEGALKEESWTFSILKALSEKFKFDLNTPIEELSREILDYILYGLNGEKIKVSYVKDGELGIYDHKYEGIINNLRRRYLETNSDYIKRHVEQYMSDKPCPKCKGARLRPEALAVTISEKTIFEFVNMSIKEELKFIEDLKLSEKNTIIASQILKEIKSRLKFLIDVGLDYLNLNRKSGTLSGGESQRIRLASQIGSGLVGVLYILDEPSIGLHQRDNDRLIGTLKHLKDLGNTLVVVEHDEDTIREADFIVDIGPGAGEHGGEVVVAGTLEEVKKCKGSITGQYLTGEKQIFVPKTRRESNGKSIKVIGAKENNLKNIDVEFPLGVLTSVTGVSGSGKSTLVNEILYKGLNKKINKSKISPGYHKDIMGQENIDKIINIDQSPIGRTPRSNPATYTGVFDIIRELFSNTPEARMRGYKPGRFSFNVKGGRCESCHGDGIIKIEMQFLSDVYVPCEVCKGKRYNRETLEIKYKGKNIDEVLNMTVEDALEFFENIPRAKNKLQTLMDVGLGYIRLGQPSTQLSGGEAQRIKLAYELSKRSTGKTLYILDEPTTGLHTDDVNRLISILQRLVDNGNTVVVIEHNLDVIKSSDYIIDLGPEGGDKGGNIIALGTPEKIAKNNNSYTGYYLKKML